CACATTGATAACTTCATTGTTCTCCTCCACACATCTCTCCTCAACCTGTTTTTCTTCTCCCATGGATTCATTGCTACCATCTTCCTTGGATCtctcaaaacaaataattaaaattttattgcCCTACTAATTTTGTCTCCTTCAAAAGCTTTTCTCAGAAGAATTCTTCTCCATGGTCTGCGAGCCTAAATTCTATGTGCATCCATCAATATCATGATGCATTGCATGTGCCACTACTGCCTGTGCATCATTTGGCATATGCTAGGGAAGCTCTTCTTCCATATCCATGACAGCCTTTGGCTATTGAGTAAAACCAACCCATACGTTAGTCATAGGACGTCTTCACCATTGCTTGGACTACAAAATGCCCCTCTTTGAATCCACAAAATTATGCAAAGTTTTCCTACTCTCGTCATTTGCCACATCCTGGCCATCAAATTCTCTAGTAGAGTATTTTTCCTCTTGAACTTCTGCAATGGGGTCAACTATCATGAAAAAATCATACTCTATCTCTACTACTTCGACAACTTCCACTTCTGATTGCAAGCCAATGAAATCCCCTCCACCATAGGGACAACATCAATTTCCTAGTTGAAACTATTGATATATGCCTCAAGAGTCAAGAAGGAAACATACTCAGCATCCTCCTCCTCTTCAGTTGAAACCTCCTCTTTTTTCTAGTCATCCCATCAATGTACATAGTGCTTTGTTTTAGCTTTTTTCTTGCACAACTTCACTTACTTCCAAGTCTAGATTATGGAGAAATTCGTCAATGATATAATCAGCTTCATCAGTTGAAATCTCACACAAAGGTGAATTAGAGGTAGGAcaaacaactcccacttcatcaTAAAATTCTCCAAATTCACAAGACCAAGACATTAAAGCTCGACACCACTCTTCCCAATTCATTCTCTCTTCCATATCACCTTCTTCAATCTTTGCTCAATCTAAccaagctttgatactaattgttaattcAAATGAGCAAAGAAAAACAAATAATCAACATACAAGAGAGAAAATAATAATACAACAAAAACAAATACACGAGACAcaaatttatagtggttcaccataaaGGCTACGTCTACTCTCAAGTAGGGTAAACTTCTTGTTAAACATTATCCAATACTACTACATACATGGGTTTCACACAACCATTTATACAATTGTATTCAACTATAAAATGAACAGTTGGGAGAAGGTAAATGGTCATGTGACTATTGGGATTCACATTCCCAATATTTTTATGGTTTTGTATTATACAATGGCTCTTGTTtctattcctattgaggtggataatTTTGTACTAGGTTCTATTGAAATGGTTTTATATTTCAAGTGTGCTATTTTTTTCACTTTGAATTGGTGACTACTCTTTTTGAAGTGGCTAGGTGATTCTACTATTATGACGTTCCTATATGCCTTCCAAAACTAGCTAATTTTAGACTCTtttgattgtttccataattaGTATTAGTATTACATTGTAGATGTTGTGATTAGTTGGTAACTACCTAACTATTACCTATCTTATTGGGCATTGTATAAAATATTATCTACTATGTTTATTAAAACATCTAGACTTCACCATTCCACCTTCATATGGTATCAAAACGTAGGACAATGTAGAATGTGTGTAGATGTTGATGAGATATGGCATGAAATCTTTACATAtgacaattaatttattgtgtgcAACATGAGAAGATGAATAAGACCATGAATATTTTCTATGTTGTCATTCATTGAATATTTGGAGATGCCACGTATGCAATAGATATTGTAACATGAATGCATTGTGACCTATAGAAAGGGATGAAATGTGAATCTTTAGCACTTGGTTTGGATTCTCTCCTAATCACAATTGCATCTAGTTTTTGTAAAGAGAAGAGTGTAGTAGACTTGTAGGAAAACTTTGTGGTAGAAGAGTGGGAGATATTTTATTTCTCAAGCAATATGGAGGCATCTAAAAATAAATAttaagagaaataaaaaatttcatggtgTTGGCCATTGCCTTCTGCAGTGGTCTTATCCCTTTACATGAAGAACTCTTAGCACTCAAAGGGTATATTTTTATTTTGGAGTGATAGTTTCTAGTTCAGTGGAAAGAGAAACATAATCTTCCCATTACCTATGATGGTGAATAAGTTGCATGTTGATTAGGTCAATTTCCAATTTCTATGGTGACTCACATGGGAAGTTTGGGAAGAAAGAACGATTTTTTTGCTTCATGATGCAGTGTTGAAGCCTTAGATGCATTGTAGTATATGAaagattataatatttttaaaacactcagaaaatgcatatcatcaaataaaAAGAAGACAATATATTATTCATATAAAAAccttaattaaaaattacaataaCAATGATTACGTTTATAGACTACTCAAGCCTATCAAAAAAGAAATGAAACTAAAAAACTAGTAGTATAGTTTTTACATTTCATAGACAACAGTTTCTAAAGATAAAGACCACCACGCAGACAATAGTTTCTAAATATCTAATGTTCACCTTAGAAGTTTCCAAGTTGTTATTTTATTAACAAAACTAAAACACATTCTTAGTAGTTTCTTCATAGCCTTGATCTCCAACATAACAATCTCCAAGGCATCATTCTAATCTTGAGCATATCATTCTAACAGAATATCCTTCTAATATTGAACTTATCTTCCTCCCCCTGAATGATCAATGGAGGTGAGTCCAAACTGATGTCTAAAAACTATAAAACTAGACATAGGAAGagctttggtgaatatatcagtTGCTTGCTCATATGAAGGATAGAACTGTAACTCCACTTGCCCATCTTGAACCAAGTCACAAATGTAATGATGTTGGATCTCTATGTGATTCATTTTGGCATAAAAAACCTGATTCTTTATCATGAAAATAATACTATTTTTAGCACAATGGATGGTGATTGGATATTGTTAAATCAAATGTAGATCTTCTAATATCCGTCTGATCAAAACTACTTGAGAATTTTCTAAGGTGGCTACAATGTATTTTTCTTCTATTGAAGAAAGAGCCACAATTTCCTATTCTTACTACTCCAATAGAGAACTCCATAACCAAGAGAGAAAACATATTCAAATATAGATTTTCTATCATCCATTCAACCAACCTAATCTGAATCTGTGTAACCAACTAACTCAAACTTTTTAGTGGGAGAATAATGAATGCCAAAATTTTGTATACCACTCTCATACCTCATGATTCTTTTAGTAGCTTTCCAATGAGACTCATGTGGATCTTGCATGAATTGAGAGATGAGACTCATGACATACATATTATCAGGTCTAGTGGTTTTGAGATACATGAGGCGACCAACCAAACTTCTATACAAAGTAGCATTAACCTTGGGACTTGCATCTTCCTTGGTTAATTTTTCACCAAGTGCTATGGGTTTGTACATTCTTTGCATGCCACCATTCTAAACTTCTTCAAAAAATCAACTACTTACTTAGTTTGGTAAATATGTATACCTTTTGATGTTTGTTGTATCTCCACACCAATAAAATAGTGCATGAGCCCTAGATTTGACCTAAATGCAaaccccctattcccaacacatttccctttccttctatgtgtAGGAAGAAGGTGCGTAGTTGTAACTCTGGAATTAAGATTTATTTGTAGAGATAGAGAAACCCTTTTTGACACgtagaaagtttggaggaccaagagggtggggGACCTGGTCCGAACACACGGTCCTTGCTACTCTTGGCCAATTTTGCAAAGcggctccaaatcatctcaaacttctcaaattcAAGTGCAGGATGAAATCCTAAATCTGTATCTCactgttttctcatatttgttttcatttccaacacttagtcttaaatccactagtcaacttacaaaagagagtcaaacatattccatttcaatcaatctacttagtatttagtcctaatctgattagtgactgaatctagtggatttaccccctcttttgaatgtaaagtcatCTCCCCCAAGCCAAAATAGCTTCTTCTATCTTACAAATTCCCAAGTCACCTAAATTTTTCCCTTTACATTCATATTTATTTATGTTAATATTTAGTTACTGTTTTGTATTTTAGAGCCCTTTACCATTGTACTTCTTTGTTAAAACTAAGTTTACTTTTTGAACCCCATGGACAATATATTGACTATTCAATTATGAGCACAAAAAGGAAGAAATGTATACCAAAAAGGCAAGcttccaaattgaaaattaaaaattagaataggCCTTGCAAAGATATGAAACTGAGTAAGATAAGGAATGTTGAAGCTAGAATGTTAATAGTTTTTGTAGGCCTACAAATGTAATAAATGGTTTTTTTGTTACCCTCTCATACTTTTTCTTCCTAaagacatatatatatttttagtgaGGCTCCAATCTAAACCTACCAATATAATGAGAGTAAAAACCTAACATATGATTTCATGAAACTTGAAatctttgattttttaaaatagAGAAATCTGCTCTTGTAAACAGAAAAGATTGTCTAAATAGACATTTAAATTTGGAATTGATATGTAGATGCAAATTAGAACAACAGAAAATCCTTTGGTCAACCTCTAACTTTTCTGTAATTTGCACATTTAAAACTAGCAATTAATAAAATTTGATTTTGTTTATCTGAACTGTAATGTATACCTTTCAAACGGATCAACATATCAAATGATACAACTCTAGGAATTCAAACAAATCAATACAAAATTTTAATTGAAATCACTATGACATTTGCAGACAGTGTATAGAGTCACAATTAAATCTTAGTTATcttttttcaagatatttggttGCTAGGCCTTCCATAACTTCTACTGTTGTATTGCAATCCATCACAATTTTGCCGAAGAAGACATCCATCCAAATTCAGTGCAATTTCACTGCTGGAAGACATAGCACAACCACCTTTAATCATTTTTTGGGGTTAAGTTTTAGGGTATCGTTAACCGTGGGAAAGGGACACAATTTTGTTTTTGCCAAATTAATCGTAATTTTCAATGAATATTTTTACAGATTAATTGCGATCAAAATTCCACATCTTAAAATTTTAACAAAATCACCTACTTTGATACCGAATAATAATTTTGCACAGGCAAAAATAATAACAAactgaaataaaaaatattttctgcAGAACCATATTCTACACATTATAAAACCATTAAGACCATTCCAATACTATGCATTAACCCTTTTATTATATGAagccacaaaaataaaaaaagaagaagaagagcagCGTCTAAGCAGATCTAAAATTCAAAGCTTTTATGACATGAAAAAATAATGAGTTCGCAAACTCAAATAAGAAACCATGCCAAAGAAAAAGAATAGACCATAAAATAGAGTTGTTTGCTTCACACGCATTACAGCATGCTAAAGAGTTTCTTTGAAAAATAAGCTAAGCTAAAAAACTACGAAACAATTTAGAAATTGCAGAAGGACAGTGTATATCATGCAGAACGGTAGATGTAATGCATCAGTGACCAACAGTACCTGTGATCATGAATTTATAGGTTGATACGAATCCCTTATGTAACTAAAGATCTGACTAAGACTAAGATGGAACCTAATCAAGGATTATGagaaataatattcataatatttgATTGATATACGTATATTACCTTTAAAGGCATTCACACGTTGCATAAATGAAAAATAGTGGATTTATGATTAGGAATAGTCAGTCAATTTACATACAGGTAATTAATAATATCAATAAAAGTGGCAAGGGGCCACACCCAATTACAGACCTCAACAATGTGAGACAAAAGAAGTAACAAATTCTGCAATACATAAAACGGCAAAAAAGCCACAGTACCCGTCATTATCCAAAACGTCCAACCCTCCTTTGACCCTGCAACCTTGCCCGCAAATTGACCTAGCACAACTAAAAGAGACCGGATAAGTCAAAAGAAGGCCAAAAATGACAATGGCCAGGAATACTCTCCACTAAAAGATACtgtgaaaggaggaagagaatttTATTCTCTCCAATAAAAGATAGCTCTCCACCAGCTACAGGCTAAAAGTTGTCATCAAAAACCTCCCTAGACTCATTCAACAACCACTTTTCATCTTCCACATCAATTGCAAAATTTGCCAACTTGTCTGCGTCGAAATTACCTTCTCTGTAGATATGAGAGACCATTATGTCCTCAAACCTGTCTAGAATCTTCCAAACCTCATATAAGAATTTAATGAGCTTCCAATTCTGAGTACTCTTACTCCTAATTGCATTGATCATCAACAACGAATCTCCTTTAAGTGCACCTTCGGCAATTTCAAATGCTTACACAACTCAACACAAGAATAGCAGCTTGCAGCTTGAAAATCGCTTCGTTGTTGGTTCCTTTACCAATTTTTTTTGCATCCATTGTAGTAATACACCCTTTTCTCATTTCAGACTAAACATCCAGGGCCCGGATTATTCAGGCAGCACCATCAAAGTTACCCACCAGGTGTCTGCCTGACTTCGGGCGTTCCATGAACCAGGTTAACCCCATTTGTACATGGAGGATGACTAAACCAGGCCAAGCAACTTTCAGTTTGTCATCCCAAAAAGAAAAAACCTTCTTTCCTAGTTTTTATAATCTTACACTATTATTAATTATTTCCACAACTGCTGTTGCAATCTTATTCATTAGAAGCATAGCAGTCATTTCCTTACCTTGAAAAATCTACCGATTGCATTCCTTCAAAAATTCCCAGCAAACATTGCATCTTTTTATACAAAAAGGCCACTCATTGAAGGATATAATAGATTTTCGAATGATAGATTATGATGCATATGGTTTTCTGTTTGTCTGGAAACCCTCTTTCTGGAAAGTGCTGAGAATGTTTTCAGAAGCGTTCATTAAGCTTTTTtaatctttcatcaatcagttaTGTTAATACTGTAATTATGCATAATTAATATAAAACTGAGTTCTGCctttattgattaaaaaaaaaaagttataataAATGTGATGGTACCCACATTTTTGTAGATACCTAAAACTTACAAAAATAGGACCAACAGATGTTCCAGAGATCTATAAATCTTGCTACAGTGCCAAAATATTTAGCTGCATAAATGAAGAACAAGTTACAGAGGATAGAACAATACAACACTAACAGAAATTTATGCTGCAAATACTCAGCTTGGAGCAAAAAATAAGCTACAGAAAATGTGTCAGAAGTTACAGGGACAGAAAATAAAATATTGCAGGGAATAGTCTACCGCTACAAGAACACACTCAAAAACTATAGAACTAACACAAATCATTCTGTAATAGTTTATATCATATAATAACCACTCATTAAATACCCAAATTCTCACACAGACAGAAATCAACTCCCTTGTCAAGCAGCACAACTCATAACTACAATCCAAGAGAAAAGTCACTTAGAAgagcaatattttattatttgatcAAAATACAATCTTTTGCAGTCATTTGTATAATATATACATATCTTTTAAAAATGCTGGCCTAATTCTGAGATcccccatttttttaatttttttctcttcTTGACTTCACATGCTCTGTTTTTCTCTGTCCTATTCTTTGTCTACTAGTTTGTGCCCTACTGCTTTTCCCcgctctatctcttcctttttttctttATATTCTCTAATTGCTTTTCTATTCTAttctctaatttatttattttcaaaatccctccaaaaatctataaacttCTACTAAATCCCACCTAAAATGGTTGCAGCCAATAGAAAAATGCCATAAATGCTCAACAACTTGTTTTTATTCAAAAATCCCTCTCAGCCTTATTCATCATCATTCTGCCTTTTAACATAAATAAGCCTGTATGTGACTGTGGCTGCCCCTAAACAGtcaaaatttcaaacatgtcaaattTAAAACAACCAACAGAAAAAAGGATCCATGTATGATGCCCCTGCATCAAGATGTCGACGAAGAGGAGCAGACCATTGCAGTTTACTTGAGACTAATTTCCAACACAACTCAGTCAACTCACAATTCAAGAGTAAATGATAAACTATTTCTTCTCCCTTCTTGTAAAGTGGCAATGGAAGGGGTCAACAAATTCCaaccttttttaaataaataaagtactGAAGTTAtatattttgtcaattttttatttgaatCCTTGTATATGCTTTTCATCTATACAATTCTGTAAAACAATTTTGCTAAAACGAATGActagaaataaattgaaaaataaaatagctATCATTGAACGTTAATTTTTAGTTGGAGTAAATATTTCAAATTAACAACCATGGATAGAATCTTTTGTCTTGAGGGTGCATTTCATATATCATAGTAAAAACAGtttcatatatatttttgtttaattcaaataagaaaaaatattaaatgcatatAAGATATATTATAAGATGAAAAATACTGCTGTTGCAGATTTTAAAATTGTACTCATCCAAAGacaataaaaattattttacaaatttgAATTAAAACAAATTCTAACATAGATAAAAACCTTgttataaaaatatttcaaattcaattgaaaatatgaAATTATCAAATTTATAAACAGTTCAAaatgatttctctttacttttttacaTAAAATTCTATTTTAATATGCAAAAAAAACATACAGTAAACCATAAATCTAACATATATTCTATATAAATCAAATTATTAAGAAACAAAcctaatctaactaaataaatagAAACAATCCACAACTGATAGAATGTAAAATTTCTCATGATCTTGAATAGAATATATACCTTCATACCTGGGTTAACTTGAAAGTCACAAATTGTATTATACCTATTTAGTCTCATAAACTGAGTAAACCTGATCCTGATCCGTCTCCAGCACCTCTAATGTCTATGGTCTAACTAGATATATAGAAACAATCCACAGCTGATGGAATGTAAGATTTCTATCTCTTAAATTGAATCTATACTTTCATACCTGGCTTAACTTGAAAGTCACAAATTGCGTGATACCTATTAAGTCTCATTAACTGAGGAAGCCTGATCGGACTCCAGCACCTCTGATCTAAATCATAGATAAACAGCTTTATGCTACCATGCACACCTATGAAGCAGAGAAAATTACCTACCCCTATAATGCTGCACTCAAAAATAGGAAGCTCTTTAGTTGGTTTCGGTGAATACCCCACCTTTATAAATTGACGGCACATATGAGGAGGCATTCTTGTCATCTCCTTCCAACTCCATAGTGACCTATCCTCCTTTTCCCATTCCAATTCCCATACAACCACCTCACAGTTCACTACTTTGTCATCTGAGTCCATTTCCAGATATGTTACTACAAACAGGAACGATGACCCACATACAACCACTTGAGAGTTCCATGAGTTTATCCTATCCCCCAGAATTGATAGATTCGCCTCTGGAAAGGTCACTAGTTGCGGTCGCTTATCTTCCATGTTCCAAACCACAAATTCCAAATCATATGAAGTACAGATGAGAAAACCCTTGGGACACAAAATAGAAAGAATATCAAAATCCTCTTTGGGCAAAGGCAACTCAACTTCAATCTgccatttcttttcaaagcaatgATAAATTTGTATGCAACTGGGGTTTTCTTTTTTCGATAGACCCACAATTTTGTAGGACTCTCCGTTCTCCATTATTGCCCCTACATTTATATTCTTTGCTATGACAACGGGAAGATATTTGTATGTGCTTGTAAGTGGATTACAGATCATATGTTTTCTCCGAGGCTCTGTGATCTCGAATAGCAGAAGGCCTGCACCTGAAATATAAAAAAGTGAACGGCCTAGCTGTGAGAGACTTTTAGTTATTCGGCTTGGCAAGAAACGAAGGGAAATAGTCTTCCACGATTGCCTGAGTATACAGTAGGCTATGGCATGCGTTTCATTGCAGAAGAGAATCCATGGATTTCTCTCTGGAATTAAAGAGAGAAATCTATTAGAGGATAAGAGCGTATTCCATTCTTTGCACACAATGCGAAATCGAGAACTGAACTCGACCGGTAGGCTAGAAAACATCATCTCAATCATATGATTAGGGCATTCAGACCAAACTGATTCTTCGTCATTTCTCTCATTGCGTACAATATACTTTCTCTTCTTCATTGTAGGCAACAATATTTCAGAGCTCCCTAGATCTTCGTCTGCATTTTCAACAACACCCACATATTCGGCATCCATTATTATTTCTTTAGAGTATATGCGATCCTTGTGTTGGCGTATTATGTAGAATCCCGTGGATTTATCATGCACACATATATCTCCTGTGTTTGCCTATCTTGCCCTAAATATTTATTGTCGTTTACTTAAGGGGACAAGACTCACTATTTCAGAATTTTGTAGTATTATATTGGTAGAgtaaatttattattaatttattgtattggtaaatttattattaatttattgtattggtacttgtatatttattgttaatgttgattatggatattattattaaatgaaatttatttttaagattttaaaaGCAATCAATCTTATGATGTCACATTTATGTATCATAAAAACATGAATTAAAGCACAACTACTCCTCTATCTTTTCCTAGGAGTCCTCTAAGACACCTCAATAGATATCCTAATTATAATTAGGGGTTGTGCCAATTTAaccttttttaattatatttttttagattttaaaagcaacatatattgtaatgccacaTTCATGCATCATAAAAACATGAATTAAAGAACAATTACCGATCTATGTTTTTCTAGGAGCCTTCTAAGACACCTCAATAGATATCCTAATTATAGGTAGGGTTTGTTCCATGTATCATAAAAACAATGCACAGCTACCAATCCTATCCATTTGTTAATAGAAACCTTAATTATAAGTAGAAGCTTTGCTAGTTTAATCTCTATTAAATATTACCAGTGACTTTAAAAAATCATCaatgatttttttatataatattatattggtAGTTGTGAATTTATTGTTAGTATTAATCACATATATTGATTATTAAATGAAATTTCTTTTTTTAGATTTGAAAGAAACAATTCTTGTCATGCCACATTCATGTATCATAAAAACATGAATGAATTAAAGAACAACTGCTGATCTATCCTTGTGTAGGAGTGTTTT
The nucleotide sequence above comes from Cryptomeria japonica chromosome 11, Sugi_1.0, whole genome shotgun sequence. Encoded proteins:
- the LOC131034630 gene encoding F-box/kelch-repeat protein At5g15710-like gives rise to the protein MDAEYVGVVENADEDLGSSEILLPTMKKRKYIVRNERNDEESVWSECPNHMIEMMFSSLPVEFSSRFRIVCKEWNTLLSSNRFLSLIPERNPWILFCNETHAIAYCILRQSWKTISLRFLPSRITKSLSQLGRSLFYISGAGLLLFEITEPRRKHMICNPLTSTYKYLPVVIAKNINVGAIMENGESYKIVGLSKKENPSCIQIYHCFEKKWQIEVELPLPKEDFDILSILCPKGFLICTSYDLEFVVWNMEDKRPQLVTFPEANLSILGDRINSWNSQVVVCGSSFLFVVTYLEMDSDDKVVNCEVVVWELEWEKEDRSLWSWKEMTRMPPHMCRQFIKVGYSPKPTKELPIFECSIIGVGNFLCFIGVHGSIKLFIYDLDQRCWSPIRLPQLMRLNRYHAICDFQVKPGMKV